A stretch of Flexivirga aerilata DNA encodes these proteins:
- a CDS encoding glycine betaine ABC transporter substrate-binding protein: MAIDIDPSRFSPSRRSLLGGIAAAGVGLVTAGCTTANDERNAAGGGGGGGGKKPLTIGYIDWDEDIAATYLWQKILQDKGHKVTLRHVSDAGPVFVGLDQAQIDLYLDAWLPATHKTYWDKYGKNLTDLGVWYDSAPLTIAVPDYMQIDSLDQLKSVGAQVGNKIVGIEAGAGLTAAAKKMITDYGLTGWQLQTSSTPSMLAALKKATDEKKPIVVTLWRPHWAYNAFPVKDLKDPKGSMGKPDSIHAVGRKGFEKDFPDVTAMLKKFHMTDKTLSPLEEEVVQKHKDSPMAGVDAWLKANPDFVKSLG; encoded by the coding sequence ATGGCCATCGACATCGACCCCAGCCGCTTCAGCCCTAGCCGGCGCAGCCTGCTCGGCGGGATCGCCGCCGCCGGCGTCGGCCTGGTCACCGCCGGCTGCACCACCGCCAACGACGAACGCAACGCCGCCGGTGGCGGCGGTGGTGGCGGGGGCAAGAAGCCGCTCACCATCGGCTACATCGACTGGGACGAGGACATCGCCGCGACCTACCTGTGGCAGAAGATCCTGCAGGACAAGGGCCACAAGGTGACCCTGCGCCACGTCTCCGACGCCGGCCCGGTCTTCGTCGGCCTCGACCAGGCACAGATCGACCTCTACCTCGACGCCTGGCTGCCGGCCACCCACAAGACCTACTGGGACAAATACGGCAAGAACCTCACCGACCTCGGTGTCTGGTACGACAGCGCCCCGCTCACCATCGCGGTGCCCGACTACATGCAGATCGACTCGCTCGACCAGCTGAAGTCGGTCGGCGCCCAGGTCGGCAACAAGATCGTCGGCATCGAGGCCGGCGCCGGCCTGACCGCCGCCGCGAAGAAGATGATCACCGACTACGGCCTCACCGGCTGGCAGCTGCAGACCTCCAGCACCCCCTCGATGCTGGCGGCACTGAAGAAGGCCACCGACGAGAAGAAGCCGATCGTGGTCACCCTCTGGCGTCCGCACTGGGCCTACAACGCCTTCCCGGTCAAGGACCTGAAGGACCCCAAGGGCTCGATGGGCAAGCCGGACAGCATCCACGCGGTCGGCCGGAAGGGCTTCGAGAAGGACTTCCCCGACGTCACCGCGATGCTGAAGAAGTTCCACATGACCGACAAGACGCTGTCGCCGTTGGAGGAGGAGGTCGTGCAGAAGCACAAGGACTCCCCCATGGCCGGCGTCGACGCCTGGTTGAAGGCCAACCCCGACTTCGTGAAGTCGCTCGGCTGA
- a CDS encoding ABC transporter permease, whose protein sequence is MSTVIPRIHLGEWVADVVNWLTDHWSGFFDGVASIVNHLVDGIQHVLMNTPIVLLVIIFALLALWARGWKAAILAVVGFALIDGFGEFPSAMETLSQIIVASVLAIVIAIPVGILAARGRRASAVIKPVLDFMQTLPAYVYLLPVLFLIGLGSAGAVLATIIFSIPPGVRLTELGIRQVDGEMVEAGQAFGATPKEVLRGIQIPLAMPSIMAGVNQVIMLALSMVVVAGIVGAPGLGQDVLSSLQSLDVGVGVEAGLSVVIMAIYLDRVTDGFSKPEVGLRSELATLRRRQTRAAAATDAA, encoded by the coding sequence ATGAGCACCGTGATCCCGCGGATCCACCTCGGCGAGTGGGTCGCCGACGTCGTCAACTGGCTGACCGACCACTGGTCGGGCTTCTTCGACGGCGTGGCCAGCATCGTCAACCACCTGGTCGACGGCATCCAGCACGTCCTGATGAACACCCCGATCGTGCTGCTGGTGATCATCTTCGCGCTGCTCGCGCTCTGGGCGCGCGGCTGGAAGGCGGCGATCCTCGCGGTCGTCGGCTTCGCCCTGATCGACGGGTTCGGGGAGTTCCCGAGCGCGATGGAGACGCTGTCGCAGATCATCGTGGCGAGCGTGCTCGCCATCGTGATCGCGATCCCGGTCGGCATCCTCGCGGCGCGCGGCCGTCGCGCGTCGGCGGTGATCAAGCCGGTGCTCGACTTCATGCAGACGCTGCCGGCATACGTCTATCTGCTGCCGGTGCTCTTCCTCATCGGGCTCGGCTCCGCCGGCGCGGTGCTGGCCACGATCATCTTCTCGATCCCGCCCGGAGTCCGGCTCACCGAACTCGGCATCCGGCAGGTCGACGGCGAGATGGTCGAGGCCGGCCAGGCCTTCGGCGCCACCCCCAAGGAAGTGCTGCGCGGCATCCAGATCCCGCTCGCCATGCCGAGCATCATGGCCGGCGTCAACCAGGTGATCATGCTCGCCCTGTCGATGGTCGTCGTCGCCGGCATCGTCGGCGCGCCCGGCCTCGGCCAGGACGTGCTGTCGTCGCTGCAGTCGCTCGACGTGGGCGTCGGTGTCGAAGCGGGTCTCTCGGTCGTGATCATGGCGATCTACCTCGACCGGGTCACCGACGGATTCAGCAAGCCCGAGGTCGGCCTGCGCAGCGAGCTCGCCACGCTGCGCCGGCGTCAGACCCGGGCGGCGGCCGCGACCGACGCGGCCTGA
- a CDS encoding quaternary amine ABC transporter ATP-binding protein, whose protein sequence is MTSWRNIDVPLLEAHHLYKVFGRRPGDIVRRLEQGEDAAELRQRYDVTPAVIDASFEVNEGEIFVVMGLSGSGKSTLIRMLNGLHQPTSGHVKILGEDISTMSAAQLRQTRRDHISMVFQHFALFPHRTVAENAAYGLQVKGVSEAERREKALEALKLVGLEGWGDHKPGELSGGMQQRVGLARALAADTDILLMDEAFSALDPLIRRDMQDQLIELQNQLGKTIVFITHDLNEAMRLGDRIAMMRDGRIVQVGTAEEILTDPANDYVAQFVADVDRTRVLTARSIMEPPVATLGMGHGPLAAHKLMREHQQPGLYVVGRDRTLQGYVMEDDIVAARGGGETIADLVKPIETTVPADAPAADLFTPAANVRLPLPVVDPDEKLVGVIPRVTLLAALGAVDPEPTDLVALPADSAVELDKTTGGAR, encoded by the coding sequence ATGACCAGTTGGAGGAATATCGACGTGCCGTTGCTCGAGGCGCACCATCTGTACAAGGTCTTCGGCAGACGACCCGGGGACATCGTTCGACGACTCGAGCAGGGGGAAGACGCCGCGGAGCTGCGGCAGCGGTATGACGTGACACCCGCGGTCATCGACGCCTCCTTCGAGGTCAACGAGGGCGAGATCTTCGTGGTCATGGGCCTGTCCGGATCGGGCAAGTCGACACTGATCCGGATGCTCAACGGGCTGCACCAGCCGACGTCGGGTCACGTGAAGATCCTCGGCGAGGACATCAGCACGATGAGCGCCGCCCAGCTGCGCCAGACCCGCCGCGACCACATCAGCATGGTCTTCCAGCACTTCGCGCTCTTCCCGCACCGCACGGTCGCCGAGAACGCCGCCTACGGGCTGCAGGTCAAGGGCGTCTCCGAGGCGGAGCGACGCGAAAAGGCTTTGGAGGCACTCAAACTCGTCGGCCTCGAGGGCTGGGGCGACCACAAGCCCGGCGAACTGTCCGGCGGCATGCAGCAGCGCGTCGGCCTGGCGCGCGCGCTCGCCGCCGACACCGACATCCTGCTGATGGACGAGGCGTTCAGCGCCCTCGACCCGCTGATCCGCCGCGACATGCAGGACCAGCTGATCGAGCTGCAGAACCAGCTCGGCAAGACGATCGTCTTCATCACCCACGACCTCAACGAGGCGATGCGCCTCGGCGACCGCATCGCGATGATGCGCGACGGCCGCATCGTGCAGGTCGGCACCGCCGAGGAGATCCTCACCGACCCGGCCAACGACTACGTGGCGCAGTTCGTCGCCGACGTCGACCGCACCCGGGTGCTCACCGCGCGCTCGATCATGGAGCCGCCCGTCGCGACCCTCGGCATGGGCCACGGCCCGCTCGCCGCGCACAAGCTGATGCGCGAGCACCAGCAGCCGGGCCTGTATGTCGTGGGCCGCGACCGCACCCTGCAGGGGTACGTCATGGAGGACGACATCGTCGCCGCCCGCGGTGGCGGCGAGACGATCGCCGACCTCGTCAAGCCGATCGAGACCACCGTGCCCGCCGACGCACCGGCGGCCGACCTCTTCACGCCCGCGGCCAACGTGCGCCTGCCGCTCCCGGTGGTCGACCCCGACGAGAAGCTCGTCGGCGTCATACCCCGGGTGACGCTACTGGCGGCACTCGGCGCGGTCGATCCCGAACCCACGGATCTGGTTGCCCTGCCTGCTGATTCGGCAGTCGAGCTCGACAAGACCACCGGAGGCGCCCGATGA
- a CDS encoding serpin family protein — protein sequence MSSSGAAPSGSASGSAASSGDVLAVQAARMTPGPAATAGADLAAFGAKLFLADDKIAATGNGSISPYSVYSALAMTDAGARGATAQQLEVLLGGDQQRQAGNVTAIDAAVAAAVARSKAAAGGPIVCEAANSLWPDKSLQVSRDFLRQLATGYGAGAHLEDYRNDPDGARKAINAWVSERTRSLIPELLGPRDVTTLTRLELVNALYLKAAWAKAFDAPSAPAAFTTASGGSVQTPYLGAEGRYAVARGDGWVSVSVPYLGDGMAMTVVLPDQGRFAAVRGALPKVLGAALATALAGRVRLTMPPFAIDTRSPLAPALQGLGVTRLFGGGADLSGIAGAPGDLKVQSVVHQSVVKVDQHGTEAAAATGVGVQAGAVPGMIDRIVVDRAFLFVIHDNQTRAPLFLGQISDPTTKA from the coding sequence GTGAGTTCCAGTGGCGCGGCGCCGTCAGGGTCGGCGTCGGGGTCAGCGGCATCCTCCGGTGACGTGCTCGCGGTGCAGGCCGCCCGTATGACGCCGGGCCCCGCCGCGACCGCGGGCGCCGACCTGGCGGCCTTCGGCGCCAAACTCTTCCTCGCCGACGACAAGATCGCCGCGACCGGCAACGGCTCGATCAGCCCCTACTCGGTCTACTCGGCGCTGGCGATGACCGACGCCGGCGCGCGCGGCGCGACCGCGCAGCAACTGGAGGTGCTGCTCGGCGGCGACCAGCAGCGGCAGGCCGGCAACGTCACGGCGATCGACGCCGCCGTCGCGGCCGCGGTCGCCCGGAGCAAGGCCGCGGCGGGCGGCCCCATCGTCTGCGAGGCGGCCAACTCGCTCTGGCCGGACAAGAGCCTGCAGGTCAGCCGGGACTTCCTCCGGCAACTCGCCACGGGTTACGGCGCCGGGGCGCACCTGGAGGATTACCGGAACGATCCGGACGGTGCGCGCAAGGCGATCAACGCCTGGGTCAGCGAGCGCACCCGCTCCCTCATCCCGGAGCTGCTCGGGCCGCGGGACGTCACCACCCTGACCCGGCTCGAGCTGGTCAACGCGCTCTACCTCAAGGCGGCCTGGGCCAAGGCGTTCGATGCGCCGTCGGCGCCGGCCGCGTTCACGACGGCATCCGGTGGGAGCGTGCAGACGCCATACCTCGGGGCCGAGGGCAGGTATGCCGTGGCGCGCGGCGACGGCTGGGTGTCGGTGTCGGTGCCCTACCTCGGCGACGGTATGGCGATGACCGTCGTGCTGCCGGATCAGGGCCGGTTCGCCGCGGTGCGCGGGGCGCTGCCGAAAGTCCTCGGCGCGGCGCTCGCCACCGCACTGGCCGGCAGGGTGCGGCTCACGATGCCGCCGTTCGCGATCGACACCCGCAGCCCGCTGGCGCCGGCGCTGCAGGGGCTCGGGGTGACCCGGCTGTTCGGCGGCGGCGCCGACCTGTCCGGCATCGCCGGCGCGCCCGGTGATCTGAAGGTGCAGAGCGTCGTGCACCAGTCGGTCGTGAAGGTCGACCAGCACGGCACCGAGGCCGCGGCGGCGACCGGAGTCGGTGTGCAGGCCGGCGCGGTGCCCGGCATGATCGACCGGATCGTGGTCGACCGGGCGTTCCTGTTCGTCATACACGACAACCAGACGCGGGCGCCGCTCTTCCTGGGTCAGATCAGCGATCCGACGACGAAGGCCTGA
- a CDS encoding RNA-binding protein, protein MLEEALEHLVKGIVDHDGDVTVRRANGRRGGELLEVRVHPDDLGRVIGRSGRTASALREVMRALAGGKNVRVDIVDTDRR, encoded by the coding sequence TTGCTGGAGGAAGCACTCGAACACCTCGTGAAGGGGATCGTCGACCACGACGGCGACGTCACGGTGCGCCGTGCGAACGGCCGCCGTGGTGGCGAACTCCTCGAGGTGCGGGTGCACCCCGACGACCTGGGCCGAGTGATCGGACGCTCCGGGCGCACCGCGTCCGCGTTGCGCGAGGTCATGCGGGCCCTGGCCGGTGGCAAGAACGTCCGCGTGGACATCGTCGACACCGATCGTCGATAA
- a CDS encoding DeoR/GlpR family DNA-binding transcription regulator, with amino-acid sequence MRKHERFSAILDRISHDGSIDVEQLVADFGVSPATARRDLDELAAQQLVSRTRGGAVGGSVSYGLPVRYRTARQSDQKRRIADRAAQMIEAGTVVGFNGGTTTTEVARSLASRADIAEGEAGALTSLTVVTNALNIASDLAVRPQLRVVVIGGVIRPQSFELVGHFARPVIDAMTIDLLFLGVDAVSAEYGAATRHDDEGEINQAMASRARRVVVVADGSKLGKRAFCTICPPSGIDVLLTDDGADPAAVRDFERAGVEVIQA; translated from the coding sequence ATGCGTAAGCACGAACGCTTCTCCGCGATCCTGGACCGCATCTCGCACGACGGCAGCATCGACGTGGAACAACTGGTGGCCGACTTCGGCGTCTCGCCGGCCACCGCCCGCCGGGACCTGGACGAACTCGCCGCCCAGCAGCTGGTCTCGCGCACCCGGGGCGGCGCGGTCGGCGGCTCCGTCAGTTACGGCCTGCCGGTGCGCTACCGGACCGCGCGGCAGTCCGACCAGAAACGGCGCATCGCCGACCGGGCCGCACAGATGATCGAGGCAGGCACCGTCGTGGGCTTCAACGGCGGCACCACGACCACCGAGGTCGCTCGCAGCCTCGCCTCGCGGGCCGACATCGCCGAGGGTGAGGCCGGAGCCCTGACGTCGCTGACCGTCGTCACCAACGCGCTCAACATCGCCAGCGACCTCGCGGTGCGACCGCAGCTGCGGGTGGTCGTGATCGGCGGGGTCATCCGCCCCCAATCCTTCGAGTTGGTGGGGCATTTCGCCCGTCCGGTCATCGACGCGATGACGATCGACCTGCTCTTCCTCGGTGTCGACGCAGTGTCCGCGGAGTATGGCGCCGCGACGCGTCACGACGACGAGGGCGAGATCAACCAGGCGATGGCGTCCCGTGCCCGCCGGGTCGTGGTGGTCGCCGACGGCAGCAAGCTCGGCAAGCGCGCCTTCTGCACGATCTGCCCGCCGTCCGGCATCGACGTGCTCCTCACCGACGACGGCGCCGACCCGGCGGCGGTGCGCGACTTCGAGCGTGCGGGCGTGGAGGTCATTCAGGCCTGA
- a CDS encoding class II fructose-bisphosphate aldolase, whose protein sequence is MTLTTTAELVAAGADSGTPVFAFNIVTLEHAEAIAAGATAAGRPCILQLSHNTIAFHGDDPRPITAAALEIARTAAVPLAVHLDHVTDPELALAAADLGVGSVMFDAGALPYDDNVRLTAEVAAAAHATGLFVEAELGYVGGKPGAPASAHAAGVRTDPDEAAAYVAATGVDALAVAVGSSHAMTSKSASLDHALITRLRDAARVPLVLHGSSGVPDDELLAAVRSGMTKINVGTALNIAFTGAVRSVLAGTDKVDPRPYLRAARDAMAAEVQRLLEL, encoded by the coding sequence ATGACGCTCACGACGACCGCCGAACTCGTTGCCGCCGGCGCGGATTCGGGCACGCCGGTCTTCGCGTTCAACATCGTCACGCTGGAGCACGCGGAGGCGATCGCAGCCGGTGCCACTGCGGCCGGTCGTCCGTGCATCCTGCAGTTGAGCCACAACACGATCGCCTTCCACGGAGACGACCCGCGCCCGATCACGGCGGCCGCCCTGGAGATCGCCCGCACTGCCGCGGTGCCGTTGGCGGTGCACCTGGACCACGTCACCGACCCCGAGCTGGCGCTGGCGGCGGCCGACCTCGGTGTCGGCTCGGTGATGTTCGACGCCGGTGCGCTTCCCTATGACGACAACGTGCGGCTGACCGCTGAGGTGGCGGCGGCCGCGCACGCCACCGGGCTCTTCGTCGAGGCCGAACTCGGTTACGTGGGAGGCAAACCGGGCGCCCCGGCGAGTGCTCACGCCGCAGGCGTCCGCACCGATCCGGACGAGGCAGCGGCCTATGTCGCCGCGACCGGTGTCGACGCGCTCGCCGTCGCGGTCGGCAGCAGCCACGCGATGACCAGCAAGTCCGCGTCCCTCGACCACGCGCTGATCACCCGTCTGCGTGACGCCGCGCGGGTGCCCCTGGTGCTGCACGGCTCCTCCGGGGTGCCCGACGACGAGTTGCTCGCCGCCGTACGCTCCGGGATGACCAAGATCAACGTCGGCACCGCCCTCAACATCGCCTTCACCGGCGCCGTCCGCTCGGTGCTCGCCGGCACCGACAAGGTCGACCCGCGCCCCTACCTGCGCGCCGCCCGCGACGCGATGGCCGCCGAGGTGCAGCGCCTGCTGGAGCTCTGA
- a CDS encoding hexose kinase translates to MILAVCPNPALDITYRVDRLVPGESHRVSQVLQRPGGKGVNVAAVLHEAAAQVTATGLVGGASGAELACALDQLDVPHRFSHISGPTRRTVTVVAGDEATALNEPGPTVGGDEWRTFTALFGSLTCDAAVVTLSGSLPAGLPIDAYAELTRLAHDQGAPVVLDCSGAPLVAALSAGPDVVKVNAEEAGAAIGRPTGTMAETLSAAIELRRMGAVECVVTRGADGLVASTTVGDFGATPGAPVTGNPTGAGDAFTAGLALGIEHGEHWLRRLRLAAGWAAGAVARPTAGSVDPAVAAHHQTALTFQEITV, encoded by the coding sequence GTGATCCTCGCGGTCTGTCCCAATCCGGCGCTCGACATCACCTATCGCGTGGACCGCCTGGTGCCAGGCGAGTCGCACCGGGTCTCGCAGGTGCTGCAGCGCCCGGGAGGCAAGGGCGTCAACGTCGCCGCGGTGCTGCACGAGGCGGCCGCACAGGTGACGGCGACCGGCCTCGTGGGCGGCGCGTCGGGTGCCGAACTTGCCTGTGCTCTGGACCAACTCGACGTGCCACACCGGTTTTCGCACATCTCGGGCCCCACCCGCCGCACGGTCACGGTGGTCGCCGGCGACGAGGCGACGGCCCTCAACGAGCCGGGCCCGACGGTCGGCGGCGACGAATGGCGCACGTTCACCGCGCTGTTCGGCTCCCTCACCTGCGACGCGGCCGTCGTGACGCTGTCGGGCAGTCTCCCGGCCGGACTGCCGATCGATGCGTATGCCGAGCTGACCCGCCTCGCCCACGACCAGGGCGCGCCGGTGGTGCTCGACTGCTCCGGTGCGCCTCTCGTAGCCGCGTTGTCCGCCGGGCCTGACGTGGTCAAGGTCAACGCCGAGGAAGCAGGTGCGGCCATCGGTCGGCCAACTGGCACCATGGCCGAAACACTCTCAGCTGCAATCGAATTGCGCCGCATGGGCGCGGTCGAGTGCGTCGTCACCCGCGGCGCGGACGGGCTCGTTGCGAGCACGACCGTCGGCGACTTCGGGGCGACCCCGGGCGCGCCGGTCACGGGCAACCCGACCGGTGCCGGCGACGCGTTCACCGCCGGACTCGCGCTCGGCATCGAGCACGGTGAGCACTGGCTGCGGCGGCTGCGACTCGCCGCCGGCTGGGCCGCCGGTGCGGTCGCCCGCCCCACCGCCGGCAGCGTCGACCCGGCCGTCGCCGCGCACCACCAGACCGCACTCACCTTCCAGGAGATCACCGTATGA
- a CDS encoding ROK family protein, with product MTDRPAVLAVDVGGTTIKSAVVDGDGKRRLAHAVPTPVADGPAAVVETLRRLVSAQATAARAAGEPVTAVGVVVPGVVDTSRGIARYAANIGWRDVPLRDLVRTDVALPVAVGHDVRAAGLAELALGAAGDSADALIVVVGTGIAGVVVAGGTVVEGHAGIAGEIGHIPVGDLEVRCNCGAFGCLEMFSSARAVSRMYAERTGTTLAADQIVARLGEDADAREVWRSATATLARGLVCAALLTDPQRVVLAGGLSAAGETLREPVAAAFAAGMPWREAPELVVSELAGAAGLVGAALLARDAAEEGPA from the coding sequence GTGACCGATCGGCCAGCGGTGCTGGCCGTCGACGTCGGCGGCACCACGATCAAATCCGCGGTCGTCGACGGCGACGGGAAGCGCCGGCTCGCGCACGCGGTCCCGACCCCGGTGGCCGACGGGCCGGCCGCGGTGGTCGAGACGCTGCGCCGGCTTGTCAGCGCGCAGGCCACCGCCGCACGCGCGGCCGGCGAGCCGGTGACTGCCGTCGGTGTCGTGGTGCCGGGGGTGGTCGACACCTCCCGCGGCATCGCCCGTTATGCCGCCAACATCGGCTGGCGGGACGTGCCGCTGCGCGACCTGGTGCGCACTGACGTCGCGCTGCCGGTCGCGGTCGGTCACGACGTGCGCGCCGCCGGTCTTGCCGAGCTCGCCCTCGGTGCCGCCGGTGACAGCGCCGACGCGCTCATCGTCGTGGTGGGCACCGGCATCGCGGGCGTCGTCGTCGCCGGCGGCACGGTCGTGGAGGGACACGCGGGCATCGCCGGCGAGATCGGGCACATCCCGGTCGGTGATCTCGAAGTGCGTTGCAATTGCGGGGCGTTCGGCTGTTTGGAGATGTTTTCCTCCGCGCGCGCAGTGTCCCGGATGTATGCCGAGCGCACCGGCACCACGTTGGCTGCCGACCAGATCGTCGCGCGGCTCGGCGAGGACGCCGACGCCCGTGAGGTATGGCGCAGCGCGACCGCAACCCTTGCCCGCGGACTGGTCTGTGCGGCCCTGCTGACCGACCCGCAGCGGGTCGTCCTGGCCGGAGGGTTGTCCGCCGCCGGAGAGACGCTGCGCGAGCCGGTGGCCGCTGCGTTCGCCGCCGGTATGCCGTGGCGGGAGGCGCCGGAGCTGGTGGTCTCCGAGCTGGCCGGAGCGGCCGGCCTGGTCGGCGCGGCGCTGCTTGCGCGGGACGCCGCAGAGGAAGGACCGGCGTGA
- a CDS encoding sugar isomerase, whose translation MSHVAGEIASQPQVWSQAAQLAATAQSRSAMPRPGERVAVVGCGTSWFMAQSAAVLREQAGQGDTDAFAASQFPTDRRYDRVVAITRSGTTTEVLDLLRRLGTDQPSTVVTTEAGHPVVPLAGESVLLGFADEQSVVQTRFATSVLAWWRAALGEDLAPAIRDAEAELAAPLPDDLLKRTQFSFLGDGWTVGLANEAALKLREAAQAWTESYPAMEFRHGPISIVDERSAVWVFGDVPDGLADDVAATGALLVHSGGDPMAHLTTAQRLAVGLAEAAGKNPDTPRHLTRSVVLQ comes from the coding sequence GTGTCCCACGTCGCAGGCGAGATCGCGAGCCAGCCCCAGGTCTGGTCGCAGGCGGCGCAGCTCGCCGCCACCGCGCAGAGCCGGTCGGCCATGCCGCGACCTGGCGAGCGGGTCGCCGTGGTCGGCTGCGGCACGTCGTGGTTCATGGCGCAGTCGGCCGCGGTGTTGCGCGAACAGGCCGGCCAGGGCGACACCGACGCCTTCGCCGCGTCGCAGTTCCCGACCGACCGGCGTTACGACCGCGTCGTCGCGATCACGCGCTCCGGGACCACGACCGAGGTGCTCGACCTCTTGCGCCGGCTCGGCACCGATCAGCCCTCCACCGTCGTCACCACCGAGGCCGGCCACCCGGTGGTGCCGCTTGCCGGCGAGAGCGTGCTCCTCGGCTTCGCCGACGAGCAGTCGGTCGTGCAGACCCGTTTCGCGACCAGCGTGCTCGCCTGGTGGCGGGCCGCGCTCGGCGAGGACCTGGCTCCCGCCATACGGGATGCGGAGGCGGAGCTGGCCGCACCCCTCCCCGACGACCTGCTGAAGCGCACCCAGTTCAGCTTCCTCGGCGACGGCTGGACGGTCGGGCTCGCCAACGAGGCAGCGCTCAAACTGCGCGAGGCGGCTCAGGCGTGGACGGAGTCCTACCCGGCGATGGAGTTTCGCCACGGACCGATCAGCATCGTCGACGAGCGTTCTGCCGTATGGGTTTTCGGCGATGTTCCGGACGGGCTCGCCGACGACGTCGCGGCCACCGGGGCTTTGCTCGTGCACTCCGGCGGTGACCCGATGGCGCACCTCACGACCGCGCAGCGGCTCGCCGTGGGGCTCGCCGAGGCCGCGGGCAAGAACCCGGACACGCCGCGTCACCTGACCCGCTCCGTGGTGTTGCAGTGA
- the nagA gene encoding N-acetylglucosamine-6-phosphate deacetylase: protein MSQLTLTDARVLTPDGIREGDVRIADGHVVAVDGVPAVPETDSPVEDAPAEDSISLGGALVVPGYVDLHVHGGGGHDMAGSAESMARAVRFHRGHGTTTTLASLVTAPVDDLVRQLSWAADLADAGEIAGAHLEGPFLSHARCGAQNPDYLLDPDLSAFGRMLDAARGWLRVITIAPELPGALDLVDAAVAAGVVAAVGHTDATYDETAAAYDHGARLATHLFNGMRPIHHREPGPVLASLDARVPCETINDGIHLHPAVLREVLARGSDKLVLITDAIDAAGVGDGVYTLGGQQVWVRDGAARLESGSLAGSSLTMDSAFARAVRDGVPLEAASAAASANPARVLGLDDRGELRPGARADLVVLDDAHDVMRVMRAGQWVTGDNDRHE, encoded by the coding sequence ATGAGCCAGTTGACCCTGACCGACGCCCGCGTGCTCACCCCGGACGGCATCCGAGAGGGTGACGTGCGCATCGCGGACGGCCACGTCGTCGCGGTCGACGGAGTCCCGGCGGTGCCCGAAACGGACTCGCCGGTTGAGGACGCACCGGCTGAGGACTCTATTTCCCTGGGCGGTGCCCTGGTCGTGCCCGGTTACGTCGACCTCCACGTGCACGGCGGCGGTGGCCACGACATGGCCGGCTCGGCGGAGTCGATGGCCCGGGCGGTGCGCTTCCACCGGGGCCACGGCACGACCACGACGCTCGCGTCCCTCGTCACCGCGCCGGTCGACGACCTGGTCCGGCAACTCTCGTGGGCGGCGGATCTCGCCGACGCCGGCGAGATCGCCGGTGCGCACCTCGAGGGGCCCTTCCTGTCGCACGCGCGCTGCGGCGCGCAGAACCCGGACTACCTGCTCGACCCGGACCTGTCGGCCTTCGGCCGGATGCTCGACGCCGCGCGGGGCTGGCTGCGGGTGATCACGATCGCGCCGGAGCTGCCCGGTGCGCTCGACCTGGTCGACGCCGCGGTGGCGGCCGGGGTGGTGGCGGCCGTCGGCCACACCGACGCCACGTATGACGAGACCGCTGCGGCATACGACCACGGGGCGCGGCTCGCCACCCATCTGTTCAACGGCATGCGCCCGATCCACCACCGTGAGCCGGGTCCGGTCCTCGCCAGTCTCGACGCCAGGGTGCCCTGCGAGACGATCAACGACGGCATCCACCTGCACCCCGCCGTGCTGCGCGAAGTGCTCGCTCGCGGCTCGGACAAGCTTGTGCTCATCACCGACGCGATCGACGCGGCGGGAGTCGGTGATGGCGTCTATACCCTTGGGGGACAACAGGTTTGGGTCCGCGACGGCGCCGCACGCCTGGAGTCAGGGTCACTCGCGGGCAGCTCGTTGACGATGGATTCGGCGTTTGCGCGAGCGGTGCGCGACGGCGTGCCGCTCGAGGCAGCCTCGGCCGCGGCATCGGCCAATCCGGCCCGCGTGCTCGGCCTCGACGACCGCGGGGAGTTGCGGCCCGGCGCGCGCGCCGACCTCGTGGTGCTCGACGACGCGCACGATGTCATGCGGGTCATGCGCGCCGGCCAGTGGGTCACCGGGGACAATGACCGCCATGAGTGA